In the Thunnus thynnus chromosome 24, fThuThy2.1, whole genome shotgun sequence genome, ACAGTCcttgtgtgcatttatgttcaTGTACAGTGTTTtcatatagagctgcaacaaaatATAGAGCAGCATGAAAGTGACAGATGCTGCATCACCAGTAGCAGGTGATTCTTTCTAGGCCAAACAAACTAACATACTGGACACAAAGCATCATGTCAAAGCTGATGTCTTTGTAAGAAATGAATTCATGTGAAACAgtatttctttaatgttttgtctttgcagagcTGCATGAACCCATTCTACAaatcagagaatcaaactctACTGAAGAGACAGTTGTGTTCTGCTCGGCCACAGGTCGTCCTGCTCCCACAGTAACTCTGAATGTCCCACAACAAGACCTCTACTTCTCTAACAGCACAGTCAGTGTCACCAACACCAACGGTACAGTCACCGTCACCATTACAGCTGTGCTGTCTGGTTTCCATGCAAACGACACACAAGTTGGATGTGCAGCACGACTGCTCTCAGTCCCTGAGATTCAGGTGTTTAAGATGATTCCTGCGGTGAAACGATCATCTGCTGATGGTGAAAAACACTTCCAAAACCACAGATTTATAAACTGATTATCACTTTATGATTCtgatttggtttcatttttcagGTTTTGATGATGAATCTGGATCCAACAAGAGTAAGTTAACATTGAAGTTATCTTAAGTCAGAATTCACATTTAAACTGTAGTTCCTTTATGAATGTTTAGTGTTTCATGtcacatttttcctctttttctcatagATTTCACTTTGATCATTGCATTGATCACAGCAGtggctgttgtttgtgttgctgtagtCGTCACTGTCCTGCTCAGACATAAATGTAGAAACAggtaatttcatttttaaggCATGATGTGGAAGTGAAGAATCACCCGACATGAATTGGAGGCATGAAGTGTCTTAAAACCGTTTAATGCACACCTACAAGTTCATTATCCCACGTATGGTCTTtgccaacaatataaaaaaaaacatttgccaATTTTTGGTTAAAGTTTTGCACTCAAAGTTGAAAGGTTACGAGGCAAGTGCTTACTGCTGTTATGACAACTTGCCACACTGAACTCGCCACCAGCCTGAACGGAGGCATGAATTTCACGTAAGGTGTCATTAAGCAGAACCACAGTGTTTGTCTCCAAatcagttttcttttgtttttggtagaGAAAGTATCTCAGTATATTAACTGcccattttgttgcctttttttaaaattattctcatccttctcttcttctatcATTTTAAGCTCTACAGGTGTCAGTTTCTGGTGCTGTTTCTcacttggtttctttcttttcttcctcatctttttttcctctgctgcaccCCTTTCTTCAAAACTTCATAACAAGTAAGCTTTGACAGTTGTGCTTTTTAATGTCCCTATAGTTACAGGTTAGGTAGCGGGTGAATTTAGAAGGGTGATAAAACTTGAGCAGAACTACATGTGCAATAAATGGTTTTAACGCACACCTGCCGAgcaatcagaaaagagtattCACTCAGACCATGGTATAACAGGAATTAACATTGATTATCCCTTACATATGTCACATCCTGCCAGaactttctgtttgtgtttattccgttttattttgaaatgttttctcctcATGTtttgttacctctacttcctgtgttttacCACCTTTGTTGATTacctcatgtgtttcacctgtgtctcaTTTCACTCACCTGTGTTCTGTTTGTAGTCATTCTTTGTGTATttaagtccagttttcagttcattctTTGTCAAGTCGTCAGTTAACATTGttcctgtttttgatttttttcaattaatattCTGCATTTGATCCCATTGGCCTGCTGTCTTCTGCTTTTGGGTCCATCTGCTCCGCTCTCCTTGTGATAATATAATGGACACCTCGTTGGGCATACCCCATACTAAGAAGATACACAGAGCTTAAATAATCTATACAGACAACAcctataaataatatataaatgttcttaaatccttCAGTCTGTCACACAGGGATGCTGAGAACAACAGGACGCCACAAAAACCAATCAAAAACCCTCATGAGTAAGACAGTTTAATAATTATTCACTTGTGCACTCTTCATGGTCCATTGTGTACTCATAGTCAGCCTGTCAATCCAAATCACTGTGGAAATTGGctcatgtcttgtttttatctgaagGTGCAAAACACCTTTAATGAAGCAGGAGAACGAGCAGATCAGGCAACAAACACCTCAGGAAAATAATCCACAAGAGAAACCAGAACCATCACATCAGCACACTGCAGGAAGTCAATTTACCAAACCAATCAAAGACCCTGATGAGTAAGAcaatttcataattattcactttacatatttattattaattgtttctttagaaaatgatttaatctgtcttctctctattttgacatttaagttcctttctgtctctatatctctctaactaatgtgttatttatacaTGAAGCTGATTCTGATGCACTTTACTCTTCATGGTCCATTGTGTACTCATAGTCAGCCTGTTTATCCACATAACTGTTAACTGTCAGAGTCATTCAGTGATAGAAATATGTATGATGTATTGTATTAATGTGAGCGGAAACTGactcatgtcttgtttttatctgaagGTGCAAAATACCTTTAATGAATCTGGAGAACGAGCAGATCAGGAAACGAACACCTCAGGAGAAAAGTCCAAAAGAGGAGAAACCAGAACCATCATCTCAACACACAGCAGGAAGTCTATTTACCAAACCAATCAAAGACCCTAATGAGTAAGAcaatttcataattattcacttgtacatatttattatttattgcttctttaggaaattatttaatctgtcttctctctattttgtcatttaagttcctttctgtctctatatctctctaactaatgtgttatttatacaTGAAGCTGATTCTGATGCACTTTACTCTTCATGGTCCATTGTGTACTCATAGTCAGCCTGTTTATCCACATAACTGTTAACTGTCAGAGTCATTCAGTGATAGAAATATGTATGATGTATTGTAATAATGTGAGTGGAAACTGactcatgtcttgtttttatctgaagGTCCAAGACACCTTTAATGGAGAAGGAGAACCAGCAGATCAGGAAACGTACATCTCAGAAGAAAAATCCAAAAGGGAAGAAACCAGAACCATCATCTAAACGCATAGCAAGAAGTCTGTTTAGTGACAAATAACCTACAAGACTGTAGTTTCAATACAAAGTCAGTCAGACTTGAACAAAGCTGCATCAAAGCATGTGTTGGTAAAATGTTCAGACATTGTAAAAGAATGAACAAGATGAATCTCTCAATTTATATCTCCAGATTGAAAATATCAATGTACAAAGAGGTTCTGGTGTTTTTGTACTATATTTTaccacattttttaaataacattttaaacatcctaagatgaaataaattattgaatGTTACCTTTTACTCAGAGAGGAACTACTTTAATGTCTCTGACATGTTGAATACAACCAATTCTCTTCTTTCTTGCTTTTGTTGGGACTTTAAACTCTACCAAGTATTTTGTAAATTCTTATTGTTTTACACCGATTTATTGTTACAGCCatccatatttttgtaaaatgtaaatagatTCTGGTTTTGTTCTTTGCACTATTTACTGctgcttattttctttttcttttttgtcacacAAACCTAGTAATGTCAGAGATGAAATTACAGATCattgaatgttaaaaaatgaatgtgtattATTCTTGTGTTAAATTAAcatgcaacaaaacaaagaaaccaTCAGAGGAAAGCTTCAATCTAGTAATTTTCAAGACTGACATTTATTGATAGATCCTTAGATACATGTTAGACTTTGTGtgatatgaaacatttttcttcttcctctgtgatttTTGGAAAGTGTTGGTTAAAATTGGTATTACTGCTACTGCTGCCACTGCTATTATGTCTTCTAATGCTAACGAAGACAACAATAAAGGAGCTATCAAACCGTCATTTTCCTCATAATGTCATTTTTCTCAACTGTGCCTCAATATCTGCTGCACAAAATCAATTTCACAACATGACCGCTGGAGGTCGCTGTTTATAcagatttactgtgtgtgttgagaCATGATGTTACTAAATAAAGGACAGTCTTTGTAAAATCACATCAGTGTTTCTCATCTGTCACATTAGGAATCAGTATTACTGTAGCCtacaatttattaatttatgatGGTAACCtgcaacagaaacatttacatcaCCAACATTGTATTGCTCATAATTCCTTGCTTCAAAATAACATATAGGAAAGGACTATGCATATTGAACATATAGGCTATAAATGTTTCAGCCTCTCACATCAGACCCATCTGCAAAGGGCTTTGTTTGAATTTTGGTGCACATACAGCAGCAATGTCAAACCGTGCAGTcttatatttcctttttatggtGGAGGTTTTTCCAAAAGGTAAGAAAAAGAAATCCGTTATTATAATGTACGTTACAGTTGGTTCCTTTCTTCAAAATAACATAGAAAGGACTacgcatatatatataaatgtttgttttt is a window encoding:
- the LOC137177088 gene encoding uncharacterized protein isoform X2, with the protein product MILIWFHFSGFDDESGSNKNFTLIIALITAVAVVCVAVVVTVLLRHKCRNSLSHRDAENNRTPQKPIKNPHECKTPLMKQENEQIRQQTPQENNPQEKPEPSHQHTAGSQFTKPIKDPDECKIPLMNLENEQIRKRTPQEKSPKEEKPEPSSQHTAGSLFTKPIKDPNECKTPLMKEENEQIRRRTPQEKNPKGEKPEPSSQHTAGSLFTKPIKDNYECKTPLMNLVNQQIRKRTPQEKNPKGEKPEPPSQHTAGSLFTKPIEDNYECKTPLMEKENQQIRKRTSQKKNPKGEKPESSFKCIARSLFSDKQPTRL
- the LOC137177088 gene encoding proteoglycan 4-like isoform X1, producing the protein MILIWFHFSGFDDESGSNKNFTLIIALITAVAVVCVAVVVTVLLRHKCRNSLSHRDAENNRTPQKPIKNPHECKTPLMKQENEQIRQQTPQENNPQEKPEPSHQHTAGSQFTKPIKDPDECKIPLMNLENEQIRKRTPQEKSPKEEKPEPSSQHTAGSLFTKPIKDPNDLSHRDAESKTPQKPIKDTHECKTPLMKEENEQIRRRTPQEKNPKGEKPEPSSQHTAGSLFTKPIKDNYECKTPLMNLVNQQIRKRTPQEKNPKGEKPEPPSQHTAGSLFTKPIEDNYECKTPLMEKENQQIRKRTSQKKNPKGEKPESSFKCIARSLFSDKQPTRL